A window of Clostridia bacterium contains these coding sequences:
- a CDS encoding family 16 glycosylhydrolase: MKKIIATILTAIMVCSLFAGAVTFADSALSAALEAAKPELYGFYTAHTGGYLRDCYDRAQAVEQAGGDGSAEAAALNAAVTALAPLTDYTRSPLIGFVNIDAAAISAMKLNSGSVSAEEGVITISGEGPLRYANAAREGISGDSPFGVATDDCDGFALKISADADAVLDLEVGRRGSANDCVFTLSDVVITAGERYYLFPFDRFGDLPLDGTLNYISLTFTGASLVSFSDLHAVLAEETASDYEYTETKLTAPSFDSTKYYKITLSGEPDKVFEMVEDTGNGKYMLTAPVPGKASQEWQICRDISSPSRYRIINRHYGTALYANTTGVAPSLDDIVPNLTDTNQEWAFNYKKGSFTIQISGVTKLTTSLDGRVRCQSAGTTKTFDIYEVPGDNWRLVWSEEFNDGEVDRTVWRNRTGKFRPVREPIYHRDGPENMYFEDCDDNGVVSGNLVIRTDTAPCDETARYYQTPGHEEDLLATGAYLDSVGNHLFTYGRMEIRARLPEGDHIWPAGWMMGTSTMGWAACGELDIIEMVGNGERGNYTGDSSPIATIHCMADSGVGYTQGSNATGKMLTDDVLAKDYHSYIVEWDADSVRWFWDDILFFVMPIDVNQEQYSFLSNPMYMILNTSIDTSKKEQDGISYLPDNTPDESFYYINYIHYYKKTKEATPQADSPVEAYQNFAFYDHSSEIENVMVPDGTGNKAFITGKSGKIMVYDIPTGTLDLSRTVNYADCPWSGAVSPDGSKYVVVEQGGNDRGSVNAGRILVFENGNFSNPRIIEGSYASCAECAITPDGKYLLLFGRPHSTEGRSTAKNVYVFDLDTGEIVMQDPYNTYGRELVMAADGRFAASGTDGKAILYSADFQKVAELENDILVSAMAFSGDNSRLATCNTRGVIRVWNSATGELVKAIDGPGEYDILSVALNADGSRVVVGCSDFCTRLFDVTTGKLVRRMAGAQSFISTVKYSPDFSVIAAASNDGKIRVYDADGHIRCILESNRSDTGYIDKFLFSADSKHIAAEIFITQRSCVAFWELPDGIASEKADFSALEALPFYDETAYTAESYAPYAAALKNANAVKANPYSAQSAIDA, translated from the coding sequence ATGAAGAAAATCATCGCAACGATCCTTACCGCGATCATGGTCTGCTCGCTCTTCGCGGGCGCCGTCACCTTCGCGGACTCCGCCCTTTCCGCCGCGCTCGAAGCGGCGAAACCGGAGCTTTACGGATTCTATACCGCCCACACCGGCGGCTACCTGCGCGACTGCTACGACAGAGCGCAGGCAGTCGAACAGGCGGGCGGCGACGGCAGCGCCGAGGCGGCGGCTCTGAACGCCGCAGTTACCGCACTCGCGCCGCTGACCGATTATACGCGCTCGCCGCTCATCGGCTTCGTCAACATAGACGCCGCGGCGATATCGGCGATGAAACTTAACTCCGGAAGCGTTTCCGCCGAGGAAGGCGTTATCACGATTTCCGGCGAAGGTCCGCTCCGCTATGCCAACGCCGCGCGTGAAGGCATCTCCGGCGACTCGCCCTTCGGCGTCGCGACGGACGACTGCGACGGCTTCGCGCTGAAGATCTCCGCCGATGCTGACGCGGTGCTCGACCTCGAAGTCGGCAGGCGCGGAAGCGCGAACGACTGCGTCTTCACTCTTTCCGACGTCGTTATCACCGCGGGCGAGAGATACTACCTCTTCCCCTTCGACCGCTTCGGCGATCTCCCGCTCGACGGCACGCTTAACTACATCTCGCTGACCTTCACCGGCGCCTCGCTCGTTTCCTTCAGCGACCTGCACGCCGTGCTTGCGGAAGAAACCGCGTCCGATTACGAGTACACTGAAACGAAGCTGACCGCTCCGTCTTTCGACAGCACCAAGTACTACAAGATCACCCTTTCCGGCGAGCCGGACAAAGTGTTTGAAATGGTCGAAGACACCGGCAACGGCAAGTATATGCTCACCGCGCCGGTGCCCGGTAAAGCGAGCCAGGAATGGCAGATCTGCCGCGATATTTCCAGTCCGTCGCGCTACCGCATAATCAACCGTCACTACGGCACGGCGCTCTACGCCAACACCACCGGCGTCGCCCCCTCGCTTGACGACATCGTCCCCAATCTCACTGACACCAATCAGGAATGGGCATTCAACTATAAGAAAGGCAGTTTCACCATCCAGATCTCCGGCGTAACAAAGCTCACCACTTCGCTCGACGGCAGAGTCCGTTGCCAGAGCGCCGGCACGACCAAGACCTTCGATATCTACGAGGTCCCCGGCGACAATTGGCGGCTCGTCTGGTCCGAAGAGTTCAACGACGGCGAAGTCGACCGCACCGTATGGCGCAACCGCACCGGCAAGTTCCGCCCCGTAAGAGAGCCGATCTATCACCGCGACGGGCCGGAAAATATGTACTTTGAGGACTGCGACGACAACGGCGTCGTCAGCGGCAACCTCGTCATCCGCACCGACACCGCCCCGTGCGATGAGACCGCACGCTATTACCAGACTCCCGGACATGAGGAGGATCTGCTCGCGACCGGCGCGTATCTCGACTCAGTCGGCAACCACCTGTTCACTTACGGCAGGATGGAGATCCGCGCGCGCCTGCCCGAAGGCGACCACATCTGGCCTGCGGGCTGGATGATGGGTACTTCCACGATGGGCTGGGCCGCCTGCGGCGAGCTCGACATCATCGAAATGGTCGGCAACGGCGAACGCGGCAACTATACCGGCGACAGTTCTCCGATAGCCACCATCCACTGCATGGCGGACTCCGGCGTCGGCTACACTCAGGGCAGCAATGCGACCGGAAAGATGCTCACCGACGACGTCCTCGCTAAAGACTATCACAGCTACATCGTCGAATGGGACGCCGACAGCGTCCGCTGGTTCTGGGACGATATCCTCTTCTTCGTAATGCCGATAGACGTCAATCAGGAGCAGTATTCCTTCCTCTCCAACCCGATGTATATGATACTCAACACCTCCATAGACACCTCCAAAAAGGAGCAGGACGGGATCAGCTATCTTCCCGACAACACTCCCGATGAGAGCTTCTACTACATCAACTACATCCACTACTATAAAAAGACAAAAGAGGCGACTCCCCAAGCCGACTCCCCCGTCGAAGCGTACCAAAACTTCGCTTTCTACGATCACTCCAGCGAGATCGAGAACGTGATGGTCCCCGACGGCACCGGCAACAAGGCGTTCATCACCGGCAAGAGCGGCAAAATAATGGTATATGACATACCCACCGGCACCCTCGACCTGTCCCGCACGGTCAACTACGCCGACTGCCCGTGGAGCGGAGCCGTTTCGCCCGACGGCAGCAAATACGTCGTCGTCGAACAGGGCGGCAACGACCGCGGCAGCGTCAACGCCGGACGGATACTCGTTTTTGAAAACGGCAATTTCAGCAACCCGAGAATAATCGAAGGCAGCTACGCCTCCTGCGCGGAATGCGCGATTACGCCGGACGGCAAGTATCTGCTGCTCTTCGGCAGACCTCATTCCACGGAGGGCAGGAGCACCGCGAAGAACGTCTACGTATTCGATCTCGATACCGGCGAGATAGTTATGCAGGATCCTTACAACACCTACGGCCGCGAGCTCGTTATGGCCGCTGACGGCCGCTTCGCCGCATCCGGCACCGACGGCAAGGCGATACTTTACTCCGCCGACTTCCAAAAAGTCGCCGAGCTGGAGAACGACATACTCGTCAGCGCGATGGCGTTCAGCGGCGACAACAGCCGCCTCGCGACCTGCAACACCCGCGGCGTCATCCGCGTCTGGAATTCCGCTACGGGCGAGCTTGTCAAAGCGATTGACGGACCCGGCGAATACGACATCCTCTCCGTCGCGCTGAACGCCGACGGAAGCCGCGTCGTCGTCGGATGCTCCGACTTCTGCACCAGACTCTTCGACGTCACGACCGGAAAGCTCGTCAGGCGTATGGCGGGCGCGCAGTCCTTTATCTCCACCGTCAAGTATTCGCCTGATTTCAGCGTTATAGCGGCCGCGTCCAACGACGGCAAGATCCGCGTCTACGACGCCGACGGCCACATCCGCTGCATCCTCGAATCCAACCGCAGCGATACCGGCTACATCGATAAGTTCCTATTCTCCGCGGACAGCAAGCACATAGCCGCCGAGATATTCATCACTCAGAGAAGCTGCGTCGCCTTC